In Lytechinus pictus isolate F3 Inbred chromosome 17, Lp3.0, whole genome shotgun sequence, the genomic window TTGTTATAATCAATTTACTTACCTGTCCTCTCCTCATTAAGACCGATTTTTTTCTGGATCCTGCAGACTTAACAAGCCTtgcttttttatgcaggttccctcatatttcactcttttaaattgtctttaattccaaatcgctattttgtttaatttgaattaattgttatgccttgtctgatttgtattctcataagttttcttatattgtttcataattttgtttgtacttgtgaaatatgtgaaataaaatcaaatcaaatcaaatcaaatcacatATCCGTAGTAGCGTGAAGCAGCAGAACGAATGAGGTGACAGTACTTTAGAATTTCATGAGTGTGTCGTGGATTTGCTGCCAGATAGACGCTCATGTATATTAGGAAGGCATTTGTCCAAATTTCAATggacatgattttgtttttggagGGGGCATTGTAGGGCTTTAACACCCATTTTCCTTCCTCCTCGGCTATTGCCAGATTAGTTCTCTGTTCTGCTGCTTCGCGCAGTGTGTGGGAGGCTACATCTTGGGCGTTAACTAACAGATTTAGATTCACATACTCCCCCTTccaaatcttttcttttatgCTTTGGGGAATAGATACACCCAGTGTGTCACCTACAGGGTTTAACGGGGAATGGTGAGGGTGGTGATAGCCTCTATTCATGTTCTCTGTGTTAGGTCTACGTTCTGTATTGATTATGGTTTGGTTATTTGGCCCTGTGGCCTCATTATCATGGACACAGTGTGAATTTTGAGTTAGGTCGGTTCTTATCTGAACACTAGGAGGTACAATTGCGGGGAAGGATGATGTGAATGGGGTCTCTCGTACCATCCCGGACTGACTTCGTTCTCTAATATTGTGCGATTCGTGACCTGtaatgttattattagtatGGCCAGGTACGCAGAACGAATCTGTATGTTCTTGTATTTGTACTGACATGTATTCAGGTCGAGAAGGCTCACCTGCGGTATTATTACTAGTGCTGGGCCTGGGACAACTCTGAGTCTGACCCTGAGTGGATGGTAATTGCAGCACAGGCCCTTGTGAAGCTGCTGGCCTCTTATTAGCTGAACGGCTGGTTGAACGGCCGGATGAACGACCCTGCTCAACGTCAATGGGTTCTGGCGCTGCTCCTACTGCAGTGGCTGCGGGGGCTTGTCCGGGCTCATTCCCCGTCGTACTCGTAGGCCTACCGCTTCCCGGTGGAGCTACCGTCCGAGTTGCGTGTGAGGCAGCTGTCGTTTTTGTCTGGCGGGTGCCTCGACTTCTACCTCGTTTTGCCCGAGAACGCGTCTGAGCCGGTTCAGTGGTGgcctttctcctcttccccaTTGTTTTCCGATTCTGTTCGATTATGGAATGACTAAAATAGAAGACAAATATCGCTATTTCGTCGTTGGGGAAAACAAAAACGTTGCGACCTCCTAAAAAATGTGTTGCCTCGAAGGAATTTCAGACTGCAATGGCTTTATTACGTGCACACGTTACTAGTATATTCCACAACGCACATGTTTCCCGCTGTGATTAGATCACATGTTATCCGGTTATTGATCACATGCACAATCTGTATCGATTTGGACTTTTACACATTATATTccgggtgtctggaaaacgaagaccgaagaccggggactcaTATCACACTCGTGTGAAAGCGTTTGTAGTTCACGCCCGAAGTGTGTACAAAGCAGTGCAAAGTGTGTACAAAACACGTGCGCGGGTTAGAATGGACTTTGGACCTTGCCCCGACACATGTTCTCCCATTGACAATGCACGGGTCCCCGGTCTTcgatcttcgttttccaaacccgttgttgggtgtctggaaaacgaagaccgaagaccggggatcgcATTCGTTTAGCTAAGATACCACttataaatgtcattatgaaggcctctattattcagctcaaattcaagaatattctgatctagaATACATTAATGTCATTAATTGGCTGATAATGAAGTCATGTTAATTGCTTGTGTCAATAATTAGTATAGTTAGACCAGTTGAAGCGGGATAGGTCTCCCAGTTTACACCACTATTCCACTGAGACAAGTAACAAACTCCAGTAATCAATCAGACCAGTTTCAAATTTCCAGTTAAAGGTTAACTCTAGACCAG contains:
- the LOC129268966 gene encoding uncharacterized protein LOC129268966, with the translated sequence MGKRRKATTEPAQTRSRAKRGRSRGTRQTKTTAASHATRTVAPPGSGRPTSTTGNEPGQAPAATAVGAAPEPIDVEQGRSSGRSTSRSANKRPAASQGPVLQLPSTQGQTQSCPRPSTSNNTAGEPSRPEYMSVQIQEHTDSFCVPGHTNNNITGHESHNIRERSQSGMVRETPFTSSFPAIVPPSVQIRTDLTQNSHCVHDNEATGPNNQTIINTERRPNTENMNRGYHHPHHSPLNPVGDTLGVSIPQSIKEKIWKGEYVNLNLLVNAQDVASHTLREAAEQRTNLAIAEEEGKWVLKPYNAPSKNKIMSIEIWTNAFLIYMSVYLAANPRHTHEILKYCHLIRSAASRYYGYVI